GTCTCAATCCCCGTATAAAAAATGCTGAAAAGCTGATAGAAAGCGGAAAAGTAGAAATTTTAAATAACAACAAAGAAAGAACAGAAGCCAGAGTAGAAGGAACTGATGTACATCATACGGTAATCATTGAAGAAGAAAAAGAACGCTGTACCTGCGAATGGTTCAGTAAATATCAGGGAGAAAGAGGTCCTTGTAAGCACGTGCTGGCAGTGAAGAAACTGGTAAGCGGTTAAAATTGCTTTTATTATTTTGTGACAATCGCAAGGGCGCAGAAATTTTATTTAATAAAGATTCTATTTTGATCTCATAAAGCCTTTGATTTTCTTGCGCCTCTGCATTATGTCTGCATCTAACAAATATTTCTATATCAATTTTTTATCTGCTTCATCCATTCCTCATAGCTAAGTACACCCAATTCCGGTTTACTTTCCCCTTCAAGAATAGAGATAAACTCAAGTTGGTTTCCATCCGGATCATTAAAATAAATAGCTAGTGCTGGCATCCACGCAAATACCATAGGTTCAATACTTCCGTTTTTCAGGAAATTGTAAGGTTTCAAATCCTTATTTTTCAAAAATTCTACCGAATAATTTAAAATATCTTCTTTACTGCTTGAAAAAGCAAAATGTCTCGTCTGAAGATTTTCCTTCTGCTCCCATAATCCCAACATAAATTCTTTCCCTTCTCCAACCCATAAAAAAGCAATAGGTCTGTTTTCATCTCTATGAGCCAACTTCAACCCTAGTGCCTCCGTATAAAACTGTATCGCATTTTCCAGATTGCTTACCTGAACATGAGTTTCATATATTCCCTTAATCATAGCTTAATTTTAGGAACAAAGCTAGAAAACGCTTTCTGAAAAACACATAAGAGATGATTTCTTTAATGAAAATGAATGATAGAAGGATTTTATAATTAGGAATTAGGTTGTTGTTAAATATCAATATTTGTTTTCAATGTTAATTCAATAGAGAGCTGTTTTGAAAGTAGATGAAGAGAATCCCCCTAATAAATTCTGACTTCATTCATCCGGCTTTATTCAAAACATATCTTTTCAAAATAAAAAAATAAAAAAATAAAAAAAAATCTACGCAAAAAGATTGCGTAATACTGTTTT
The window above is part of the Chryseobacterium sp. MA9 genome. Proteins encoded here:
- a CDS encoding VOC family protein; this translates as MIKGIYETHVQVSNLENAIQFYTEALGLKLAHRDENRPIAFLWVGEGKEFMLGLWEQKENLQTRHFAFSSSKEDILNYSVEFLKNKDLKPYNFLKNGSIEPMVFAWMPALAIYFNDPDGNQLEFISILEGESKPELGVLSYEEWMKQIKN